Genomic segment of Sinorhizobium meliloti:
GTGCAGCCGGTCGCAAGCGCCGGCACGACCTTGAGCGCAATCTGGTTGACCGGCCAGTTCCACGGCGTGATGAGACCGCAGACGCCGATCGGCTCACGCAGGAGCGTGTCGCCGTTCGGCAACTTTTCCTTGAGTTTCAGGCGCTTCAGGGCATCGATGAAGCCCTGAAGATGACCGACGCCCACATCCGCCTGCTGCTCGCGGCTCATCGTTCTCGGCGCACCGAGTTCGGCCGTGATGGTGTCGGCCATTTCATCGTAACGCCGCTTGTAGATCGCGAGCAGCTTTTCGAGCAGCGCCAGCCGTTCCTCGACGCTCGTCCGGCTATAGCTTGCGAATGCCTTCTTGGCGGCTGCAACCGCCCGGTCGACGTCGGCAGCGGTGCCGAGCGAGATAACCGCTATCGGCTTCTCGGTCGCCGGATTGAGCACCAGAAGATCGTTCTGCGTGGCCGGCTCAACCCATTTGCCGTCGATGTAGAATTTCCGTTTGTCGAGCATTCGCTCCTCCATCCCGTCTGATTTCCGCCGGCAAGGCTACGACGGCGGCTGCACGCGGACAAGGGCGGAAAAGCGGAAGGGAGCGTCTCGGGATACGGCACCGGCCGATGAACGGCTGCAGATGCATGAGCACCTGCAGCCGTTGCGAAATCAGAACGCGCCAATGAGGAGCGCGCAGATGAAAGTGAAGGCTGCAGCCACCGCGATGGCCTGGGTAAAGTGTCTGGCAGTCGGACGACGGGCTGGTCGAGCCCGGTAGACGGTATAGCGGGATTGGGTCATCGCCTTGGTCGCGTTCATTATGTCTCTCCGCTGTTGGGGCGTGGCCTGTAGCCGTTGTTCTCCTATATTCTTGATCGAATTCCTAGATAATTTTTTCCCACGGATCAAACGAGAAATGAAAAATTCGTTTAACCGGCCTGCCGGGCAGTGCGGAATACACGGTTTTTTCGAGGTCTCCGATGCCCAGGAGCGATCGCCCCGGCTACCAGCCGACGGCGTCCTTGAGCATGTACCACCACGATCCGACAGTCGAATACTGCGCGCGGAACATCCGTCCGCCGGGGAATGGATACCAGGGAAGCTTCGCGAAGACATCGAAGCGGGCCGCGTCCCCGTCGATCGCTTCGGCAAGAGTGCGGCCGAAAAGGTGGGAGCCCGTCACGCCGTGACCGCTATAGCCATGGGCGAAATAGGTATTGCTGCCGATCCGCCCCATTTGCGGCACGCGCGTGAAAGAGAGTGCGAAGTTGCCGCTCCAGGCATAGTCGATCTTCACGCCCTTGAGCCGCGGAAAGACCTTTTCGAGATTTGGCCTGAGCTTTGCCACGACATCCGCCGGGTCGGTACCGCCATAGACGGTGCCGCCGCCGAAAATCATCCGCTTGTCGGCGGACAGCCGGAAATAGTCGAGAATGTATCGAACGTCCTCCACGCACATGTCGCTCGGGATCAGCGAATGGGCAAGCTCCTCGCCGAGCGGCGCGGTGGTGATCATCTGGGTCGAAACGGGCATGACGCGGGTGGCGAGCTTCGGCACGGCATCGCCAAGATAGGCGTTGCCGCAAAGCACGACGATCCGTGCGGACACCTCGCCCCCCGCGGTATGGACGGTCGGCCGGGCCGATTCGTGGTCGACACGGGTCACCGGTGACATCTCGTAGATCACGCCGCCGAGGCTCTCCAGGGCGCGTGCCTCGCCGAGCACCAGATTGAGCGGATGCATATGGCCGCCGGTGGTGTCGAGCATGCCGCCGCAATAGGCCTCGGAATCGACGAGCTTGCGCAGCGCCTCGCGGTCGAGAAGCTGATGATCGTCCATCCCGTGTTTGCGCCAGAGCGCCTGCTTGGCCTCGAGCTCCTTCATGTGCGCTCCGGTATAGGCGGCATAGATATTGCCGGGCTTCAGATCGCACTCGATCCGATACTGGCTGACGAGCCGGCGGATGATCCGTCCGCCTTCCTGCACAAGGCCGCCGATGAAGCGGGCGGCATCCTCGCCGTAGCGGCGCTCGATCGTCGACAGGCCGGCATTGAGACCGTTGACGATCTGGCCGCCGTTGCGTCCGGAGGCGCCCCAGCCCACCTGCGCACCCTCGACCACGGTGACCTTGTAGCCCTTTTCGGCAAGATGAATGGCCGTGGACAGGCCCGAATACCCCGCGCCGACGATGCAGATGTCGGTTTCGATCCGGCCTTTCAGCCTGACCGGATTGCGGATGATGTTGCGCGAGGCGGCGTAGTAGCTCGTCGGGTAGCTGCCGTCCCCGGCATAGGATTTCTGCTTCCGTGCCATCATACGATTTCCAGATAGGCGCTGAATTCGTAATCCGTGACCTGCTCGGCGAAGCCGGCGATCTCCTGGCGCTTGCAGGCGATCAGCATGGAGCGAAGCACGGGATCGAAGATCTCGGCGGCGATCGGTCCGGCCTCGAAGGCGTCGACCGCCTGCCCCCAATCGGCAGGAATTTTGGGCAGTTTCTCCGTCGCATAGGCTCGTCCCTCGACGGGCGCCGGCGGCTTCCATTTGTTGCGGATGCCTACGAGCGCCGCGCCGAGGATCGCGGCAATGACGAGATAGGGATTGGCGTCGGCGCCCGCGACGCGGTGCTCGATCCGCCGCGCCGCCGGATTGCCGCCCGGAATGCGGATTGCCGAGGTGCGGTTCTCGTAACCCCAGGAAATCGAGGTCGGCGCATGCGTGTCGGGCCGCAGCCGCCGGTAGGAATTGAAGTGGGGGGCGAACATGAGCGTCGTCTCGGCCATGCCGCGCAGGAGGCCCGCCACCGCATGCTTGAGCACGGCCGATCCCTCGTCGCTGCCGTCGTCGAAGACGTTGTTGCCTTCCTCGTCGAGCAGGCTGAAATGGATGTGCATGCCGTTGCCGGAACGGGTGCCGTAGGGTTTGGCCATGAAGGTCGCCGCGAGCCCGTGCTTGCGGGCGACCCCCTTGACGATGCGCTTGAAGAAGATCGCGTCATCCGCCGCCTTCAGCGGATCGTCGCTGTGCAGCAGATTGATCTCGAACTGGCCGATGCCGTTTTCGGCGATCGCCGCATCGGCCGGCACGTTCTGCCGCGCGCACTCCCTGTAGACGTCGGAGAAGAACTCGCCGAAATCGTCGAGCTCGTCGATCGAAAGGATCGCGTCGGAATCGAGCCGCTTGCCGGTATAGGGCGAGATCGGCGGGACGGCGCTGTCCGGCTCGGGATCGATGAGATAGAATTCCAGCTCCGTCGCCACCACCGGGCGCAGCCCCAGTTCGCGATATTCGCGCATGATCGCCGCGAGCGCCTGGCGCGGATCGGCGAGAAAGGGCCTGCCGTTCTCGACGAACAGCCAGAGCGGAACCAGCGCGCTCGGCCGCGACGTCCAGTTGACCGGCAGGGCCCCTCGCCCCGTGACGCCGCAGATGCCGTCGCGGTCGCCGGTCGCAAAGACCTGCGCGCTGCCGATGATGTCCTCACCCCAGACGTCGACGCCGACGATCGAGAGCGGCATGCGGATGCCGCCGCCGAGCACCTTCCTGGCCTGTTCCACCGGCACCCGCTTGCCGCGCATGATGCCGTTCAGGTCGCAAATCACCGCCTGAATACTTTCTATCGGGCCGTTCTGTTCAAGCCAGGACTGGAACACTTCCGGGTCGTCCGCATCGATTGACATATCGTATTTCTTTTTGTGATCACATTACCGGGAAATTGACATAGTTGCAGTTTTGAAGTCAAGCTGCCCCGGGTCGGTAGGATCGACTCGTTCCAACGCCCGCGTGCGGGAGGAATCGCCGTCTTGAAGACCCTTGCTCTGCCCGCCCTTGATCGGCCGGAAGGCATGACGACCCACGACTATGCCTTTGCGCGTCTCAGGCAGGCGATCATGGTGGGCGCCTTCCGGCCCGGAACCTCCGTCACCATACGCGGGCTCGCAGATGCGCTGGAGAGCAGCCCCACGCCGGTGCGCGAAGCACTGCGTCAGCTGACCTCGATCGGTGCCCTGCAATTTCTGGAGAACCGGCGGATCGTCGTGCCGCGGATCACGCCGGCGCGTTTCGAGGAGCTGATCTCGCTTCGTATCGCGCTTGAAAGCCATGCCGCGCGCAGGGCCGTCGCCCATCTCTCCGACCGGCAGATAGACCGCATCATCGCACTGGATGACGCGATCGAGGCCGCGATCCTGGCGGGGCAGAAGGCGCAGGCGCTGATCGCCAATCAGGAATTTCACCGGCGGATCTATACGGCCAATCCCGATCAGGTCGTCATGCCGCTCGTAGAGAGCCTCTGGCTCCAGCTCGGGCCGATCCTCGGCATTGCCATGGAGCACGTCACGGAATTCTACGTCATCGACCGTCACCGTGAGGCCATCGAGGCCCTGAGACGGCGTGACGAGGACGCCGTGGCGCAAGCTATCGCCGCCGACATCCGCGAGGGCATCGGCGGCTTCGATCAGCAGGCGATCGGCAAGCTGCTCGCGCTTGCGCGGTGAATGCGCCTTGGGTTTGCTCCAGTAGGGTAGCCACCCTGATCTGCCCCTCACCCTAGCCTTCTCCCCGCGCGGGGAGAAGGGACACCCTTGTGTTCCGCTTCAGCCTCGATGGGTCAATACGGACTCGTCCCCTCTCCCCGCAAGCGGGGAGAGGGCTAGGGTGAGGGGCAGACCTCTAGGCACGACGCTCATCTGGCCCTTGACCACCTCTCCCGTCCCCTGCATATTGCTCAGATGTCAGACCAATTAGGGTTCTTGGGAGAACCGGATGCCCCTGCAGGATAGAGCGATGCTCCTGCCCCTGCCACCCGCAGACCGGGCGCAGCAGGTAATATCCGCTCTTGCCGATTTCATTCAAAGATCGGGGCTGAACCCCGGGGATCGCTTGCCTGCCGAGCGAGAAATGATGGCGGCGCTCGCCGTCGGCCGCTCCACCATTCGTGAGGTGCTGAGCCATTTCCAGGCGCTCGGCGTTGTCGAGGCGCGCAAGGGCAGCGGCACCTATCTCCTGCGCGCCATTTCCACCGCAACCATCCACATGCCGCTGGCGCTCGACACGGAGCACCTTCGCGACGCGCTGCTGCAGACGCTCGAAGTGCGGCGCGGCATCGAGGTCGAGGCCGGCATGGTCGCTTCGCGGCGCCGCACGGAGGCCGACCTCGTCAACATCGAAGCGAAGCTGAACGAAATGGAGCGGGTCCATCTCGCCAAGGGAACGTCCGGCCCGGAAGACCTCGCCTTCCATCTTGCGATCTACGACGCGACCCACAATCCGCTCTTCAAGCAACTGCTCGAACAGATGCGCGAGGCCTTCGAACGCTTCTGGGACGAGCCCTTCGACCGCTCGGACTTCGCAAGGCGCTCGTTTCCCTTTCACCGAACGCTCTTCGATGCGATCGCGGCGCAGGACGCCGAGGCCGCGCGCGCGGAAACGCTGAAAATCCTCGCGGTCGTCGAGGAAGACATCAAGGAAATGTCCAAATGAACAACGGCCTCGATCCGTTCGAGAGAGCCTCCCTTATCGTCGCGCATGACGAGAGCAACGCTTTCGATGCAGTCGTACCGCCGATCGTGCAGACCTCGCTCTTCACCTTCAAGAACTATGACGAGATGGTCGCTTCCTATCGGGGCGAGCGCGTGCGGCCTATCTACACCCGCGGCCTCAACCCGACGGTCAGGCATTTCGAGGAGATGCTGGCGAAGCTCGAAGCCACCGAAGACGCCATCGGTTTCGCAAGCGGCATGTCGGCGATCTCCTCCACAGTCCTCTCCTTCGTCGAGCCGGGCGACCGCATCGTCGCCGTGAAACATGTCTATCCCGACGCGTTCCGCCTCTTCGGCACGCATCTGAAGCGCATGCGTATCGAGGTCACCTATGTGGACGGACGCGACGAAGAGGCGGTTGCCAGGGCGCTTCCAGGCGCCAAGCTCTTC
This window contains:
- a CDS encoding FAD-binding oxidoreductase produces the protein MMARKQKSYAGDGSYPTSYYAASRNIIRNPVRLKGRIETDICIVGAGYSGLSTAIHLAEKGYKVTVVEGAQVGWGASGRNGGQIVNGLNAGLSTIERRYGEDAARFIGGLVQEGGRIIRRLVSQYRIECDLKPGNIYAAYTGAHMKELEAKQALWRKHGMDDHQLLDREALRKLVDSEAYCGGMLDTTGGHMHPLNLVLGEARALESLGGVIYEMSPVTRVDHESARPTVHTAGGEVSARIVVLCGNAYLGDAVPKLATRVMPVSTQMITTAPLGEELAHSLIPSDMCVEDVRYILDYFRLSADKRMIFGGGTVYGGTDPADVVAKLRPNLEKVFPRLKGVKIDYAWSGNFALSFTRVPQMGRIGSNTYFAHGYSGHGVTGSHLFGRTLAEAIDGDAARFDVFAKLPWYPFPGGRMFRAQYSTVGSWWYMLKDAVGW
- a CDS encoding glutamine synthetase family protein, yielding MSIDADDPEVFQSWLEQNGPIESIQAVICDLNGIMRGKRVPVEQARKVLGGGIRMPLSIVGVDVWGEDIIGSAQVFATGDRDGICGVTGRGALPVNWTSRPSALVPLWLFVENGRPFLADPRQALAAIMREYRELGLRPVVATELEFYLIDPEPDSAVPPISPYTGKRLDSDAILSIDELDDFGEFFSDVYRECARQNVPADAAIAENGIGQFEINLLHSDDPLKAADDAIFFKRIVKGVARKHGLAATFMAKPYGTRSGNGMHIHFSLLDEEGNNVFDDGSDEGSAVLKHAVAGLLRGMAETTLMFAPHFNSYRRLRPDTHAPTSISWGYENRTSAIRIPGGNPAARRIEHRVAGADANPYLVIAAILGAALVGIRNKWKPPAPVEGRAYATEKLPKIPADWGQAVDAFEAGPIAAEIFDPVLRSMLIACKRQEIAGFAEQVTDYEFSAYLEIV
- a CDS encoding GntR family transcriptional regulator; its protein translation is MKTLALPALDRPEGMTTHDYAFARLRQAIMVGAFRPGTSVTIRGLADALESSPTPVREALRQLTSIGALQFLENRRIVVPRITPARFEELISLRIALESHAARRAVAHLSDRQIDRIIALDDAIEAAILAGQKAQALIANQEFHRRIYTANPDQVVMPLVESLWLQLGPILGIAMEHVTEFYVIDRHREAIEALRRRDEDAVAQAIAADIREGIGGFDQQAIGKLLALAR
- a CDS encoding FadR/GntR family transcriptional regulator, yielding MPLQDRAMLLPLPPADRAQQVISALADFIQRSGLNPGDRLPAEREMMAALAVGRSTIREVLSHFQALGVVEARKGSGTYLLRAISTATIHMPLALDTEHLRDALLQTLEVRRGIEVEAGMVASRRRTEADLVNIEAKLNEMERVHLAKGTSGPEDLAFHLAIYDATHNPLFKQLLEQMREAFERFWDEPFDRSDFARRSFPFHRTLFDAIAAQDAEAARAETLKILAVVEEDIKEMSK